TAATTCAATTTTTCTCTTCGTACCTTCAGAAAAAGAACGACATAAGTACtccaatttcaattttattataagcctTTATTCTGCTGAAggtgtgatatttttattgtctctttgttcaataaataagaAATGTTCACGAagtaatttttgtttcagatcGAAGACTCAAGTAATCGAAAAGGCGGGGGGACATTTCTAGTACCTATGAACGGCGGTATTTGGACAATGTGCGTCGCTTTAGACGGTATGTTATTGTCATTTAACTgtgtttattaatagttttgCAATCAGTTTAATGTCTGTTTTTGTTCGCAGAGGAAGAAGTGTCCATACTGTCGAGGGCTGGTTTCCCCTCCCAGCCTGTTTGCACAAATTATTTAGCCAACAGTGACGATGAAGAACCGAGAGCTGACTGGCAGCATCGTAAGTTAaactttcatttaaatatatacacACAGATTATAAATGCAAAACCAGCACCAACACATGACAGggtattaaaagttttaattcaaaaagTTTCTTTATGCTAATAAAGCCTTGTTAACgcttcataaaactgtcacaatTATCtgtttcttttaatataaccagtgtttattattaaaactagatGTTAAAATATTCAAGAGCCATAAGTCAAGGTATGCATAAACAACGCCCTTTTCATCCCTCGTTGAGTTAACCTTGGTAAAGCCCATTTGCTTTCGGCCAAATTCATTTATCAAATGTTTCAGTGATAAAGTAAAAGTTTTCGGAAAGTAATAGAATCTACTAGCAAGTCATTTTATGTAGGCAAATACATTGCATTAACAGTCTCTCAGTACCTTATCGGCTAAAAGTAAAACCAGTATTACATAATTTCTTGAAAAGCCTTTCATAGTAGAGTCATGAAAAGGTACTATACGTTCTTTGAATTCTTAATGAATGTTTTTCGCTAGAAATATTTTGACGTAACCGAAGACATTTTAGTAGCACAGTGAAACTGGAAATTAATGAACCTGCCATATTTATGGGTGGAAGCGAAGCGGAAATTTATATATTCTGCATTGGCGTTAATCGTCGCTCTGCCCCTTTACATCTTTGAAGAGGGTCACTACTCGAGCCTTTGCtgtatttcgtaaatatttaagttaaattgaGCGTCTCGGCGGAACAACTTTCAACGAATTAATTTACTACGTAGATATTTATGGTGCTTTATTCTTATAGGTATGCAGAATCTATCCATATCATGCGCCCTCGTTTGCCTGATCGTTCTGGGCAGCGCGGCGTTGGTGGGCGCCTTCGGCATTTGCAAACATCAGATAAGCGCCGTGCTCATCACTGGCGTCATGTATCTGTTAGCTGGTACGTAAAAAGCATTACGAAAACCACAATGATATTCTATTACACAGAATAACACTTGATACAGTACTTTGTTTCCAGGGCTGTTTGCAATGTTTACTCTAATGATAATACACTTTAAACGTGTCCAACGCGTATCAGCACGTGGCAGCTCGCATGTCGACGGCACTGACGACGGCGTGGTGGGGCCTCGAGGACCAGCCATGCCTCTCCTCTCGGCGAGGGAGTTCTCCACATCTTGGTCCCTAGAACTCGGCTGGGGCGGCGTAGCCCTCGCAACTACCACCTCCCTTCTATGGATATTACTATCTAAGATTATGAGATACAATCCTATATCTGCTATGCTGTTGTAAATCTGTATCGGTACTCGAATGAAATCTTCCctacaatttatttctaacaaattaatagtcaattaacaattataaggatttgaaaatttgtttagcATACGTAGCCGTGTATAAGGGAAGATTTCATTTGacgattttatataaatagttttaaggattgaaagaaaacaaattcACAGTGATATTATTTGCAACATACTGCATAGCTTCGTAGAAAATAGCAACAATTATCCTTTCCCGATCTCTTACAATTCCAGAAACTCTACGAATTATTTTCACTCCGACGTTACGCTTTGAATTTGAATAAGCTTTAGATAATCGCCGAGCTTGCTGCCGTCCATTGctattaatgttattgttataccTACTTACGTCTTCTTTCTAAATTATACTTTTCGTAATTCACGATAACAATATTgctactttaaaattatacaatgttacatacttataaacgtttaaataaatattttattcgctCTACTTATTCTACAGAAGTATGAAATACAGTAGAAGCTTTCGTAGTCAGTAAAGTTctctacaataaattaattcatgaaTTATCGCTGTTTGACGTGTCAGCTCCCGGcctaatgtttaaatatttcaatatctcACTGTTGGTAGTTGTAGACACACGAAgctaaacagaaaatataatagtatCGAAATACAATATAccgtaataaacataataaatagtacagataattttattagtaactgATGAATGATTTGGAAGGAAATGGTGCTGTGACTAAAAAAGTATAAACGTGAAAAATAACACCATGTATTAACAACAGgttgattttaaaacttttaactcTATAGTAACGAACTAGCAACAAAAGGTCAAAAAGTAGGGAAGGAAAGAGCTGATAAACTAAGTTCTTTATCGGCTGgtacgatttaaatatttactatgtaTTAGAGATACGAATAGGATATTTCCCAGTAGTACCTAGGTACTTTCTGACCAAATATAATTTACGCACATTGCtgtttttttacgtgttttctgtgaatttatgttttacttttaattatacgAAAATCGACTTCTTCCTAAGAAAACTCACTCGCTACATTTAGGTCAACGGGAAAATTGCGACAGTCCGTTACTTAAATAGTGGAAGTACTGCCAAAAACCTAATGTGACCTGTATTTGGAAGTAATTGATGGCACCAACTATTGTGGGAAGCAGCGTTTTCTATATGTAACAAGTGATAGATGATTCTATTACGTGCTGCTACAGTTCCAGTTTTGTCCAGAATCTAGAATTTCCAATCTTCTCATAATTTTTGAAAGCTGGCAGGCTATTGCGTTCGCAAGGCTCTATatcataattaattgtaattaacaGAAATTTAAAGATCGCTCTAGCATTTACTAGAATAGTCGTGGTATAGAAGTGTGTAACAGAATTCTAGATGACCCCTACTTATTGATTGTCCAAGTCGAACTCCCGAATCCtaacaatgtaaaaaaatgaGGGTTGGTCTCACAAAAAATTGGATTACAGTTGCAACATTAATTTAATCCTCCGCCTAAGTTAGTTTGTAATGACACCAGCcctcaaaaatgtaaaaaaaaactttaaaaacctGTTAAAAATTAACATAGTTTACATATTGTAggcgaaattaaattttacgtaTAGCAACACAGTtgcatataaattatattgaacgTTTGAAAAGCTTAAAagcacattttataaaaatcccaTTGTGATGTTGTTCATTTCAAGTGAATGTTGTCGGTGTTTTTGTTGATTGTTCTTTTATACTTTGGAAGCATaaagcaatatatttattttgtttatagctcgttgtttcattttattgagTACAATGACCTTTTCATATAGACGGACTGAAATACGATTAAAGATTATACAAGGATTAGGCACATCAATGAAACCATTTTCATGCTAAATTTTACCTATCTGTCAATCACAATTAAGGCTATGAAGTCCAGGTAGTTCTAGTAtctatattatttctaaatttaacaACTGTTACAAATAACGACGTGTAAGCTCttattagttatacagtgtcttatcatttacaataaattattatgaaactgGATGAGttaaaagacaaaacactgtgaAATTAATCGACGAGTAGGGATATCAACGACAATTACTACTAGTTACGCCTTacttaataaaacagtaaatattGCACTGATTTTAACCAAGACTAACTCTAAgaaaaaacagtaatttttatAATCACCTCcctaataaatgaataagtaatcaaaataatattatacctcGATCACGTCGCTCAATGACAAAGTTGGTATAATCAATCTTTTCCTTTAATGATCAAAACTTAGGGTAGCAAGGACAAATAAATTACCCCAATGAAGGTCACTGGGCtactaaataatgtttaattacagTTTTTAACTCGTTACATGACAGCTCACACTTGAGTGGACGTTATAAATGGCTCTGCGTTATCTATGGATCGATCTTCGCTTTACATGTCGATGCGATAGTGATATTTACATTATCTGTAttacagataaaataaaaatgcgttGTTTTGTTTAAGTTGTTGTGGTATGAGACTAGTGTCAATATCAAAACTTGGGCTAGGGATAGCACTGATTGGTTAGCACACATGATCAGTTGCATCTATCTAGAAAACCTGCTTGACATTAAGATATAATATAAGCTCTGGCTATTAATAAAATTCCGGTGACGAAAATGGCTCTATTACTTAATTTACAAGATAGACaagtaacaacattttaatttggaaaataGTTTATTCGTTCCAATAACATCTTAGCCTATATTTACAAAGGAAAACTaacgttattaataaaaaacttacagAATGTTTCAGCATAACATATTCCATCTCTTTCTAACATACGCCACACTCTATTTGAGGGACAGAGACACACAACATGATACCGAAAACGAACTgtaatcattttattgaaaCGCGCTGTAAAATATCCTTAGATATATGAATATTAACTTATACTATAATCcagcaacttagtagagactGTAGAGTCTTGTATTCAAGGTTTGCAACTGGCGGAAGTaaagaaaattctgaatttagaaCATTATCGCCCGAAAAATTATGCTATCAACAGTGGTCTGTTTAATggaactactttattttggaaatacaaagaatgattaataataatctagacATATCTTTCTCGCCAAATCTCTCTACGAAGTTGTCAGACTGTACTTATATTATCAGTTCACTTAATTATCGTCCCTCAGTAATTCGTCCTCAATGTCGATGTCTTCGGCCTTTCGTTTCTTCGGCCTCGGCCTCTTGCCTTGTAACATCTCTATTTTCATCTTTTTAGACTgtttcttcttttcttttaattgaaGTTTTCTCTTGGCCGCCTTTTCTGGGTTGTTTACTTTCTCTTGGAGTAATAACTgtaagaaattttatatatttagtattataatattataaataagtcaaATTCTAAACCCGCTCTTAATCAGCGTGATGGACTACACGCCAAAAGTTTATTATGAAAGACTACAGCAAaatgaatacaatatttatgattGCAACACTACAACTCTGAAtgttaagataaataaaaaagtaactcCATAACAGTTTAAATATTCACCAAACAGTTTCAAAGTGAAACACCGAATATCAAaaatgatcacccatccaaTTCCAAAACACTGCTCCGTTGCTTAACCACACCAAAGAACTACCCTGCTCTcacaaatttacataaaaagcaGGTACCAACCTTTTTCCTTTCCGCTCTCTTAATATTAAGTTTAGTCTGTGCTTCAGCCACAAGTTTACTATATTCAATATCTCCTATCTTTCGCCGCAGTTTCTTGCCAAGTCTCCCCGCCAGTTGCTTGGCAACCGTGGCGGGTGTCGCCGCGTCACCCGTCGAAAGTTCTCGAACGATCGGCGGTAGAATCACGTCGATTATTCTGTTCACTTCGTCGCCCTCCAAAGAACTGATTACGTGTGTCCACATTGTGAATACTGATGTTCGctataaaataagaaatcaaaagtttaaaattaatttcttatttttttattttttaccaaatgTGTATTTGAAGGAATTCGATTACTGCGCACGCTTTAAAGGGACCACCATAATGTAATGCAAAGTACATTATTTTGCACAAATCTTCAGCACTTAAAGATTTCGCGCCGGTCTTAAGTGTACAATTTTCTGCGCATAAAAATCTTTGCGCGTAGGTGTAGCAAAATAGTAGACATTCAAAGAAAATCTTCATTTTAATGATACCTTGCAATGCCTCATTCGCAATGATATAAACATCAATTACACATTAATAACACGGCAGCCGCATCAAGGCATTGCTGAGATTTAGATCGATCAGAAAATTTTTCAAAGTCATTACATTTTTTAGTACCGAGTTTCGTTTATACTTACAATAATCATAGAAGTAGGTGCCTTAGCCACTTCGACGTTGATAGCCTTTCTCAATTTAAACAGTATCCACCGTATGTTCAATCTGCCGCCGCCCTCAGCCTCGTCACTGTCTTGTGTCTTCTTATCCACCTTGAAGCTAGGCACCGCGTGGACTATCTTTAGTATTTGGAATAATACTGCTGTCACCTGGAAAAATAGGTGGTAAGTATTTCGGCTGTAAGATCTaagttaaaaaagtatttcttttaataacccatttatgtcccactgcagggcaagggtctcttcccaagcGACGGGGAGGGGTTGGGcatcgagtccaccacgctggccaagtgcgggttggggaccttgcatgcccttaataaatgcattaaacaaattttagacatgcaaggtttcctcacgatgttttccttcaccgttagagcaagtgataattatttctaatacacatataacttgaaaagtcattggtgtgttgcctcgtgtTTGAAGTTCGGGTTAATGACTCAAACTAAAATCTATAGGATTCAATCTAAAATATCTTTCCTCCGatacaataataaatgcatCTCACCTGCTCAACAATTTCCTTAGAAGCTCCAGTAGTATACTGCGCGCACAGATCCAACACGAGACTCCTCATGAACTCCTCAGTGTCATCATAAATAAAGCCTCTATCACTTTCCACCTCTTTCTTCACAATATTGTCCAATTCTTCCACATCAACCACCGATAACAACTGCCCCAAGATCTTAGCAGCTTTTAACCGCACCCAAGAATGAGGATACGCTAATAACGCTTTGCATTGCTGGCCTATTTCGTCATAATCTTGTACGTACTTCTTATTGGTTAAACTAGACGCGCAGTGTATAGTAATTTTGTCGATAAGGTTGAGGATTTGTATTAAACTGTGGTCCTTTTCTTTCTGTTTGTCTTCATCTGATTTGTCTTCGGATTgatctagttttattttaacgaaTCTGCCTTCTGTAATGTCGTTGCTAAGGAGTAGTATTTTGCCGCTGACTAGAGATAAAATAGTGTTGAGACGACTTTTGAAATTGTCTTCTTCGACGTTCACGAAGCGGGTACTTAGTTGGGCTGCTAGTTCGAAATGAACGggctgtaaaaataatatacgaataaaagtattgtgcacaaaaaaaatgtgtgactaTTTTCAAACTGCACAGAAGATTTAATTGCTGAAAATGAATTGAATTATGCCTGTGGGCCtcaacaattaaattattaggcTGTGCTTAGATATACAGGAATATAACCACACCTTGCATACAAACGACGGGATGGTCTTAAAAACGAACTACatcaaaaatacaacaaaaacttatagtatagtaggtacatacctgATTATCCTGAAAGAACGTGCAGACCAGATCAAACAGCTTGTTTCTCTCGAGAGGGGGGAATCGTTTCAGCATCGCTTCTATACATTGTGCGGCGGCCGCGCGGCACTCCGGCGCTGAGTCGTTCAGCATACATGCGCCTAGCGCTAACAGGAGATGCGCACCGTGTTTCGATAGTTGCGCCTACAAATATAGAAAgggttaattaataaatgagagctttagaataaagttttaaatagtttttattttactactaggGAGTAAGGACTGGATTGCTTAtccagataataatattaagtacaatGTAATAAGTTTAAGTTTCGCAGGCTTAACAGAGCTGTCAAGATGCGTTTTGCGCAAATCatcatcacaatttttttttgcgcGAACCTCTCCCGCCTTTACGCAAATTTGCGCAAATATACAGTAAATCAATATcacgtcataatatttttatatgcgtATATTTCTAGTTTTCTAGTCTTATTATCGTttcaagttaaatattaaacttaccACTAGCAGTTTATTAATGATCATCTCTAAGAATTTGAGTGAAGATTCTCGGCCATGCTGTAATTCATAGTTGAGTTGTGAGACGAAGAAATCTATGTATTTCTCTAATCGCTTACCCGGAGAATAGTGCGTTAAGTAGTTCACGAATATTACACGAGCTTCCTCCCTGAAATTACACATTAAATCAGTCAAGGTACTATAAAATCCCCGTTGTATAAAGTCGCCatctacttaaaattaattaatcaacaATAGTGTCAATAGTACTTTCAGAATCCGCTAGAGATAGCTAGAGGTGCTAATCAGTCTTCTATTAACATTTCTGTATAGTCAACTTGGTAAAGGCAAGAAATCACCCCTTTGGTGGCAAAAGCTATTGCTGATTTGGAAGTCGTAAAAGTGCTTTTCTTTTCcttcacttttttctttttccttcACACCAGAATGGTATCAGACAGCCGGAGATAGGCTACAATGGAAATCTATGaaggaggcctttgcccagcagtgggacgatacgggcttataataaaaaataataaaagtgctTTTGTTGTCAGGAGTTTTAATTCGTTTGTGTTATAGAAACATGTCTTTACAGACGTAAACACTCACCTAGACTTTGCCGATTCACTCAATATACAGATCTTGGACACTTTTTCCATAACTTCATGTAACTCTGTACTCACAAGCCTGGCCTCTAATATAGCTTTAAGTAAAGAGAACGAGTTCGCTTGTTTGTCATCATTCTGACAATCTTCCTCTGCGTATAGTAGAAGAGTTTTGAGCTGATCCGATTCAAGTTTGTAGTATTTAACATTGCGAATCAGTACTGTTACGGCctgcaaaataaattttattaacacaGAACTCATTTTTTACGCATCGTGCACAGAATCGTTTATTTGCCGTCTGGTTGTGATTTgcgtccgttatttgtatgtttgtaaaagtccccgcgacacaagaccaaTAATAAATGCGGgagttatcttaaaaaaaaacttcatttcACGGGGTCTTAAGTTTGATTTAATCAGAGATACGGGGAGATTCTGTAACGACTTTTTTTGTAGCAAAACTGAAATAAGACAGCAAAGAAGAAAAGTCTTGTGCTCTATTTTATGGATATATGAATCAAGTAGATTGGGCT
Above is a genomic segment from Anticarsia gemmatalis isolate Benzon Research Colony breed Stoneville strain chromosome 8, ilAntGemm2 primary, whole genome shotgun sequence containing:
- the LOC142975044 gene encoding uncharacterized protein LOC142975044, whose product is MEAQTTTPQADCECGVHPSVFYLLATLLLTSCSTAMLCAAIMTEHWEQVVWEHAALAALANASNTALQWLLDEKVVKIEDSSNRKGGGTFLVPMNGGIWTMCVALDEEEVSILSRAGFPSQPVCTNYLANSDDEEPRADWQHRMQNLSISCALVCLIVLGSAALVGAFGICKHQISAVLITGVMYLLAGLFAMFTLMIIHFKRVQRVSARGSSHVDGTDDGVVGPRGPAMPLLSAREFSTSWSLELGWGGVALATTTSLLWILLSKIMRYNPISAMLL